From the genome of Medicago truncatula cultivar Jemalong A17 chromosome 2, MtrunA17r5.0-ANR, whole genome shotgun sequence:
CACTTGCAGCACTAATAATATCAACAAGAACACTTCTCCTTAACCTATTTGCATAAAGAACAACACTAACAAACTCTTCTATGTAAACCCTAACATCATTTCCCAAAACAACTTTCCCTTTATTATCACCGCGATCTTTACACGAAAACCAGTCACCAACAACGTTTTTAATGAAACAGCCTTCCGCGCGTGTAAGCCTATCGTTAAGCGTTGGAACGATGGACTTCAAACCGCACTCTATTTGCTCCATACGTGTTATTAGGGTTTCTGATGGATTCCTCCACGCCATGGCTATTTGCCATGGACGATCAGAAGACATTGAAACCGATGAATTATCATTGGTTTCGGTTTCATTGTCTTCGTCGTCAAGAAAAGAACGAGCAAGATTGGTGAAGATGAAAGGATGGAGGTCAGAGATCCAAAGAAGAGGCTTTTCTAAGGAGTTATGCCAGTCTTGGTTGAGGATTTGAGAAGGGTCTGTGATTGCAGCTGCGTCGAGGGTGTGGTAGTAAGATTGGAAGTGTTGGTGGATGAGCTCAACGTGAGTTGAGAGGAGGGTTAAGGAGTCGCCGGAGATAGAACGACGGAGTAATGGGAGGTGATTGTTCTTGAGTGTGTTGAACCATTCTGTGTAGTATTCTTTGAATGGACGCGACgtcgatgatgaagatgatgatgtgtGTTGTTTCTGTCTGTTGAATACTgatttcaacattttcttttttcttggaGTTGAATCTTGTTTTGCAGAATTGAGTGATAACTGTTTTTGTTTGTGTGATTCACACGGTTCTgatcaatatatatatgtataaatgaATGGGAACAAAGTTGGTTATAACAGAAAATGTGAAACTGAACTAACAGAAAAGGTACTATAACAGAAAAGCTTAACTATGGTTAAATACAATTAGCAATAATCAGCTAACAAATAATCACTTAACTGTATTATTATAATTTCAACTGCATGTTCTTTATTTTTGTAGCAGTAAATAA
Proteins encoded in this window:
- the LOC25486576 gene encoding protein INAPERTURATE POLLEN1, giving the protein MLKSVFNRQKQHTSSSSSSTSRPFKEYYTEWFNTLKNNHLPLLRRSISGDSLTLLSTHVELIHQHFQSYYHTLDAAAITDPSQILNQDWHNSLEKPLLWISDLHPFIFTNLARSFLDDEDNETETNDNSSVSMSSDRPWQIAMAWRNPSETLITRMEQIECGLKSIVPTLNDRLTRAEGCFIKNVVGDWFSCKDRGDNKGKVVLGNDVRVYIEEFVSVVLYANRLRRSVLVDIISAASVYQAALFLEALSMFLIGFKDHDLVHAVEHSKSFSVDHAKDHKDFCRSRCH